One window of Chryseobacterium sp. JJR-5R genomic DNA carries:
- a CDS encoding DHA2 family efflux MFS transporter permease subunit, with protein sequence MQDSLVEYGARRVIITITAILCALLEIVDSTIVNVALNEMKGNLGATLSEVGWVITAYAIGNVIVVPMTSWLSQQFGRRNYFAASIVIFTIFSFLCGNATNIWELVFFRLMQGIGGGALLVTSQTIITESYPIEKRSMAQAIYGLGVIIGPTLGPPLGGYIVDNFSWPYIFYINIPIGIAATLMTLQFVKSPKYAEKRKASDVDWIGIALLAITVGSLQFILERGHEEDWFESGMIVTFTTSAVLGFILFLWRELTFKYPIVELRVLKNGNLRIGTIMSFVLGFGLYGSTFIVPLYTQSILGWTALQSGALMIPAALTTAFMMPIIGRLLSKGAKQQILVSLGLFIFFIYSFWGYKILTPDTSKDAFFWMLIVRGAGLGLLFIPITSLSLSTLKGQEIGQGAAFTGMMRQLGGSFGIAAITTFIANASQKYRLNLISHLDETDFAVQQRLNGLKASFMAKGMTPENAMNAAYKILDLSVTKQATVLSYMDVFLYLGVIFLVCIPFILFIRERKSKEKIDLSEAMH encoded by the coding sequence ATGCAAGATTCATTAGTAGAATACGGAGCACGGAGAGTCATCATTACGATTACGGCTATCCTTTGTGCTTTGCTTGAAATTGTAGACTCCACCATCGTCAATGTGGCCCTGAACGAGATGAAGGGGAATCTTGGAGCCACACTTTCAGAGGTAGGCTGGGTAATCACGGCATACGCAATCGGTAACGTAATCGTGGTGCCGATGACGAGCTGGCTTTCGCAGCAGTTCGGGAGGAGAAACTATTTCGCGGCTTCCATTGTTATATTTACCATATTTTCCTTCCTGTGCGGAAATGCGACGAATATCTGGGAACTGGTATTTTTCCGCCTCATGCAGGGAATCGGCGGGGGAGCACTGCTGGTAACTTCACAGACGATTATTACGGAATCTTACCCGATTGAAAAAAGAAGCATGGCCCAGGCCATTTACGGCCTCGGGGTTATCATCGGCCCTACTTTAGGTCCGCCGTTGGGAGGGTATATTGTTGATAATTTCAGCTGGCCGTATATTTTTTATATCAATATCCCGATTGGGATTGCAGCGACTTTAATGACCTTACAGTTTGTGAAAAGCCCGAAATATGCAGAAAAACGGAAGGCTTCGGATGTAGACTGGATCGGGATTGCCTTACTGGCGATTACAGTAGGCTCACTACAGTTCATCCTGGAAAGAGGACATGAAGAAGACTGGTTTGAAAGCGGCATGATCGTTACCTTCACCACTTCCGCAGTGTTAGGGTTTATCTTGTTCCTGTGGCGCGAGCTTACCTTCAAATATCCCATTGTGGAACTCCGCGTACTCAAGAACGGGAACTTAAGAATCGGGACAATTATGTCATTTGTTCTCGGGTTCGGTTTATACGGCTCCACATTTATTGTTCCGCTGTATACGCAGAGTATCCTGGGCTGGACGGCACTTCAGTCAGGAGCCCTGATGATCCCCGCTGCACTGACGACGGCTTTCATGATGCCTATTATCGGGAGGCTGCTTTCAAAAGGTGCAAAACAGCAGATTCTTGTTTCCTTAGGACTGTTTATCTTCTTCATTTACAGTTTCTGGGGCTATAAAATCCTGACACCGGATACCAGTAAAGATGCGTTCTTCTGGATGCTGATTGTGCGGGGTGCCGGTCTGGGGCTTTTGTTTATCCCGATTACCTCACTTTCCTTAAGTACGCTGAAAGGCCAGGAAATTGGTCAGGGAGCAGCCTTTACCGGGATGATGAGACAGCTCGGAGGTTCATTTGGTATTGCGGCCATTACCACGTTTATCGCCAATGCCAGCCAGAAATACAGGCTGAACCTGATTTCCCATCTTGACGAAACCGATTTTGCCGTCCAGCAGAGGCTGAACGGACTGAAAGCAAGTTTTATGGCCAAAGGGATGACGCCTGAAAATGCCATGAATGCTGCTTATAAAATCCTGGATTTATCCGTGACCAAACAGGCAACGGTTCTGTCTTACATGGATGTATTCCTTTATCTGGGCGTAATTTTCCTGGTCTGCATACCGTTTATCCTGTTTATCAGAGAAAGGAAAAGCAAAGAAAAGATTGATTTGAGTGAAGCGATGCACTAA